In Cryptomeria japonica chromosome 10, Sugi_1.0, whole genome shotgun sequence, a genomic segment contains:
- the LOC131858896 gene encoding uncharacterized mitochondrial protein AtMg00820-like has product MGYESDESTSKPKEEKAKEAKVHDGKEDAPKISLDSERQLKTIKDCCSDQHWMKAMNEELEQIKKNQTWELVPRLAEKNLIGTKWVFWNKLDEDTHVVRNKERLKCKGYSHVEGIDYEETDAPIARMEAIRMSLAFAAHMDFKIYQMDVKSAFLNE; this is encoded by the exons atgggatatgaatctgatgagtctACCAGTAAACCAAAAGAAGAAAAGGCTAAAGAAGCAAAAGTACATGATGGTAAGGAAGATGCTCCAAAAATTTCTCTTGACTCTGaa AGACAACtaaaaacaataaaggattgttgCAGTGATCagcattggatgaaagctatgaacgaagaattggaacaaattaaGAAGAaccaaacttgggaacttgttccaagactagcTGAGAAAAAtctgataggaactaaatgggtattttggaACAAACTAGATGAAGATACTCATGTAGTGAGAAATAAGGAAAGACTTAAATGCAAAGGCTATTCACATGTAGAAGGTATAGATTATGAGGAGACTGATGCTCCTATAGCAAGAATGGAAGCTATCAGAATGTCtctggcttttgcagcacacatgGATTTCAagatctatcaaatggatgtgaagtctgcattcctaAATGAGTAA